In the Anomalospiza imberbis isolate Cuckoo-Finch-1a 21T00152 chromosome 3, ASM3175350v1, whole genome shotgun sequence genome, AACATGTTTTCATGCTTTACAAAGTAAAGGTAACCTGAACTAAAACTTACTGCAGAATTCCACAGCTGCTGGCTAGGAGCCTCTCTTCTCCACTGCCTGTACAAGTGAAACACCCATGTTTTAAGCAGCAACCACGAAGAATCTCAACAGACTCTGAATCTATGTATGAAACGTCAAGTTTCAAAACACGGGTAAGGCAGAGCATGCTGGAGTGTTGTGACAACATGTGTAACTTTCTCAGAAAAGAACCTGGACTGTAACGGCACTTTTTGCAAGGAAATACATAACACTGCAGCATATAGGTGGTGAAATTCAAATAAGGAACATTACAACTTCTAACACATGATATTAGAAAATGCCAGAAGCATCTACCAAATTCTAAAGTTATGAGCACTTCCTGTACTTGTTTAAAAAAGGCAAGAGTATTTAGTATTTCAGTACTTGCACATGTCTTTAAAAGAATCAATAATTTCCTTTAATAAAAGCaattggtttttctttttagacCAATGGTGCCTTTACAGGACacttatttattcttttttagaATTACTTTTAAATTGCCGAGGATCAGTAATAGTATTAAACAGGAATACCCCATAGTATAGTGCAGGCAGAGGAGAGATAGATGAAAAGGCAATTTTAAGAGTCAATTTAATGAATTGACACTATTCTCTCTGCACACTTCAAAAATGGTGAGGCAGGCTTGATTAAATTACCTTTTACCAGCAATATATTATACTTTGCTCCAAGACAAATAGACCAGTTTTACTGGGATACTTACTATGAAGGAGGATAATCTTTAAAGTTTATTTACATGAAAAGCAATCTTTTTTACATAATATATAAAATGGAGTAGTTATGCACTGCAGCCATTTTATAATAATTAAGCTAAATGAAATTAATCTTAAAAGCTACTCTATTTCAacagctgtgggaaaggcaGAACAGGATTGTTTTATTAAGCTGCAAACTCATTTTCACTATAGTAAGCAACTAACTACTTGTTTGAGAAAACAACTTCTCATAACCATCTTCTAACCATTATAAACACTTCACAGTAGAGGGGTGAACTTCCacaaacattttcttctgtgataAAGTACGTTTAAGAAGCTTCCTCACCACCAACCTGCTGCAGTTTCCTCAGTTATGtcaatataaataatttttggaCCACACTAGAAACTGGATTGCTCAAATGACCACACTCACAAGAAAGGAAATTCCAAATGCTAACCAACAAGCACTTTCTTCAGTGATCCAGTATTTAGGACAGTACTAGAGACAGTTGCACTGGCACAAAGAGAGACACTGGACTGGAgcacaaaaaaagaacaaatggCCATAAGCAAACAAACCAGCTTGGTGAGAAAAGTAAACTGGTAACTGATGTTTGCTGCAAGAAGAGCTATGAACAGCAATTTCATGTTGTTTTGATAGTTGCAATGCCAGTGCAATGGCACAAATAATAATTTAGGAAAGCAGTAATGCTTACATGCATGTTATTATCCATTGGAATTCAAttccaaggaagaagaaatgttGCAAAAGACAttaagtttactaaaaatagtGCGGTTTTTTAACCACTGTGTTTATTTTAGGGAAAAGGAGGATAGAGACAAAAACATAATTCTTTCTGCCTCTCAACACTTAACTCCTGGTCTTATCTCAGTGAAACTGCTTAGAGTGAtgctcccatccctgctccacaTAACCTCAATAGGCTCAGTACCCTCCATGAGACCCTAAGAGATACCTGAGCATCTGCTGCTGGAAGTTATGGAAACAGTAATGCAGAaggcagcaggcacagctctcAGTTCCTAATTCTGTTCTGAAAGAACATTGAAACTGTACTGCCAGCTGAGACAGATCCATGCAAAGCCCTTCTCCTCAGTGCCTGTGTAACCAGAAGGAAAACTGTTCCAGCCAAGGCAAATGGGTCTCCACAATAAGTCTCAAAAGtaataatttataataattttccCATTACTATCTCAAATTTATCATAAAGATACTActctaaaatttatttttcaaactaAAAATTCCAACTAAAGCAGCCCTGTACACACTTTACAGTTTGGTTGTAGTCAGAAAATTGAACTAGATTTCAGAAAGTGGTGTTTCTAAGGCTTCCTTTCCTCTTACATTTATAGGAGAACTGATGGCAAGAGACAATCAAGTTGTTTCTGAGTAAGCAGTCCTGCTTTGAGAGGAGTACCAGTCACATGCTACAGTGTTACTAATATCAAATCCAATCACTATTTAAGAAAATACTAGTTCTAATGTTTTATCATCTTATGATCATACTATAGCCAAGACTGATACCTTTGTGTTTCAAAGCTGAGAACCAGGACACtcccacagcagctggaaaCATTTCACCAGAGAGGTGGCTGTTTTTCCAACACTGTGAATAATGAGGCTAATACAGTGAGAAGTGAGGGTATAGcagcctttctttttctcttcagaaatgTATCAGAGAACTTTATTAGTGTAAAAGTAGGTTTTATATTTGATCAATGCATGGAAAAACTGTGATTAAAAATTATGAAGCAGAGATTTGTTCTCTAAAATTATTCACTATATGTATAAATAGATACCAGgcattttaggggaaaaaaaaaaatcactatttcCTATTTTGAGTACTTAAGAGTACAGAGGACCAATAACAATAttcaagtgatttttttaaccTAACATCAAATCTCTTCTAAATTAAACAATTAACATCActggaataaattaatttttagaagGATTTCCCTGTAttctaagaaaacaaaatgtacaGAGAGGGAAAGtaaagaaataacttttttaGCATTTAAAAAGAAGTGTGCCCCTATTTACCCTAGCAAacttctttcatttctcttaAAGGAAGAGACTTTTCAAAAGCTACAACTGCAAAAttgattatttaatttttgacTTTTATTCCTCTACTAAACATAAACCAGATCACGATTCTGAACTCCTCTACTAGCCtgttcatcatcatcatcatcatctgaCTGCTGTTCTGAGTTTTGGGAACTACCATACTCATACTCAATGGGCTTTGGATTGTTGTATGGGTAGCCATTGTCATCAAAAAACCTTCGGAAGGTGAACTCATAAAAAGCATGCTCAGGATGTTTTCCGTTTTTGTACCACCCATTAAGGGTATCATTTCTGTTCCCCTCCTTATCATCGTCACTCCACAATTTATCTGGATCAACTGGATCAAAGTTTGACGTGTCCGTAGGATGAGCAATTTTGGGAATGTAGAAAGCAGACTGTCGCCGTAGATCGCTTGAAAAATCGATTGTTTTGAAAAATGGATGAGCTTTTATTTCATCTGCACCGTTTTTGCCTAAACGATCTTCTGGCCCTCGGCAGAGTTTAATAATAAGATCAGAGGCCTCTGGAGTCAATTTAGCCTGAGGTGGAATATGAAGTGCAGTTTGCCAGTTGATAACCTTAAAAGCAAAAAGAtgtgttatttatttataatttcataaaaagaaaaaatacattaaaacaacaaaagaaaacaaatgactACTAAGAAATAATTCAGTATGTCTAATGTTTTTCACAGTAGAGGGGAAAACACGAAGCTGCTCTTTCAGAAACACAAGGAATATTTTGTCTGGAAATATGGTAAAATGCGAGCAAAGTTTATCCACATTCCAAATCTAAACTAGAGTCTGGCATGGAAGACCTCTGCTATAAACTAACAAAGATACCATAAAATCCAGCACCTGGGACCTGAGATTAGGCACACGGCTTACAATCCTAAGAAGGTAAGGCAGATGAGTTTTGAGTTATATGATGTACTGTAAAGCCTAAGagatttcaaattaaaaaaaaaaaatcaatactgCACTACATTTGAGCCACCTGAATACAATTCTGCAAAAAATGACACCTGCAGAAGATGCCTTGATGCTTTCTCTGAAACAGCAGGGGCTCAGGAAGGAAAGGACCAAAAGCTCTGAGCTGTCAGTAGCCCTGAGCAGGCAGTCATCTACTGCTCCTCCACCTTCCCACCAAAGGAAATCCTCTGCAGGCAAACAGGCATGGAAGCCAAGAGGTGGGAAAAGAACAGATACtggaagagggagggggaaagggaaaggtaATAACAATTGGAAGAAATACAAAGAGTGAAAGGCTGAGATGTGATGTGATTTTTCGTTGGCATGTTTACTGTACGACCAGGTACATTACAAATGCGATTCTAGAAGTCTCTTTATAAATTAAGTGCACCTCCACAGTAacataaatttttaaattgcCATAGTTTATAACATGCTTGGATAGGCAGCGCTCTCAAACATCTCCTTTGTTTCCACTACAAATTAGCAAGACTATGTAAGTTTCAAACCTGTTAATACCAGACTTTTAAAGTTACCTTCATTTGTGTTTCCAGTGGTGTTTGTGCCAGGAATGGAGGCTGCCCCACTAGCATCTCAAAGAGAATTACTCCAACACTCCACCAGTCACACAACTGTGTGTAACCTGAAATGAAGTTCAAATAAGGTAGTCAAGCCTTTGTGTAGTTTTTATCTTTAATTTCTAAGAATATAAAAGTTCAGATGAGAATTCAATTCTATTCAATACTTATTTAAgatttccatattaaaaatatttatttttttcttaaaatattatATCCTGGGGAGAAGTGGGAGTGTGGGAGAAGTGAAGCAGCACACCTAAGTACCAGTCACTTTGCAGTGAGACTGCAGTACAAAACCACATACATTACCTGTTCGTAACAACACTTCTGGTGCAATGTAGTTGGGTGTGCCCACCAGGGAATGGGCCAGGCAGCGCTGGTGCTGCCGTGCAGCCCTGCGCTCCAGCGGCTTCAGCCGATCCCCACACCTGCAGTTCGCTGGGTCACCCCACTCACTGCTGAAATCCATACTGTCCTGACGGGCGTGATCACCTGCCATGGAGTGACAAGGATGGCAAAATTGAGGATGATGGCTTTAGTTCTTATCTAACATGAAATTTTCTTTATCCATTAACATTCGGTGTTACAAGACAGAATCTGTTTCAGTTTCAATACTGAACCTGAGAGTTAAAACATAAATCAACATCAAGATGTTGATTTTTGTTTATGATATAAAATACCAACCTCTGAGGACACAATTTTTTAAGTTAATTTTTGACATAACTATGAAAAAATACCAATCTTGAtacttttcagatttttcttaaCATCACCACATTGGGTGTATAATGTGTATATTGTTTTTACACTTAATGCAAGCATAAACCTCTAACATTTAAatcacaaacaaaataaaattagattttaaatCTTTATCTTCTCACCAGAGACTGTGTAACAGTCTGGCCTAAGATACGTGACATTTTGAGAAAAACTAACCAGAAGTAATTTAAACCTTGTTTTTGAagatatgtttttatttttggaaattaaaaacaagttATCACATAATCTGTATCTCACCACTCTCAAAACCGTGAAATCTGTATTTCACCACTCTCAAAACCGTGACTTCTCTTTTGCTCCAACTTTTTCTTCAGCTGTTGTTTCAAGTAATCAAGTAGGATTTTGAAAAGCCTACTTAAACCTTCTCATAAAGGAAACAGTACAGTCCTCTTTCTACTATAATTTAATTCCTTGTAAAGAATACTTGAATTTCTCTTACCGCTCTGGTAGTATTTTGAATCATGGGTCCATCGAAAACCAGTACAGAGCCCGAAGTCAGTCAGTTTGATATGACCATCACGGTCTATCAAGATATTGTCAGGTTTAATATCTCTGTGGATGAAGCCCATTTTATGAACACTCTCAACTGCACACGTCAGTTCTGCTGTGTAGAACCGTGCCAGATTTTCTGGGAAGACGCCCATTCTAATTAGAAGACTCATCATATCACCTCCTGGAATGTAGTCCATTACAAAGTACAAATTGTCCTTATCTTGGAATGAATAGTACAGGCGAACTACCCATTCATTATCAGCTTCTGCAAGGATATCCCGCTCAGCTTTGACATGAGCAACTTGATTTCTAAGCAAGACATCTTTTTTCCTCAGAGTCTTTGTTGCATATAGAGCATTAGTATCCACCTTTCTTGCTAGGCAAACTTCTCCAAATGCACCAACTCCCAgggttttaatttttacaaACATTGACTTGTCCATTTTAGCTCTTCTTAGCCGAATGTAATTTGACTCTTTCTGGCACAACATTTTCCTCATTTGATCCCGGGCTTCTGGTGACAATCCAACCTATGCAGGAAACAGAGTTAAATCTGAAGAGTGAACAGTATTCTTAATTCTGGATGATCTTCTCATAATTAATTACAAGGCTTAGGCAAAGCAAACCAAATACTTATACACAGCGCAGGAAATAATACTTAAAGGGACTcggttttgttttcatttacacATTAGGATTCTATGAAAACATATAGGAGTGATAAAAAACTTTAATGTGATCATTTTCAACAGCAAAATGCACAAGGTGCCATGCACCAGGAGGTTCTAGAGAAGGGACCACTACATTCTTAAGAAAGGTAATTTACAAATTACTAATAAAAACCACTGCAAATAATATTATCTGAGTAACAGTGTGCATCAGCTGCCTCCCTGATTATCTTTACCGGGTTAAAGAAAACCAAGACACGTCTAAGAGCTTTAAGTTGCTGAGAGCTAAGGAGCTGCCATGGGAAAGGCAGACTAACTGGAGCAGAAGTCACTGAACTTCCTGACCATGCTCTAGaatttcagctgcaggagggagTATGCACTCCCTCTCACTCTCTCACGTGGAGCTACCCAAAACAGATACTACTGGCACTGCTTCCTCCTGCCCACCCACACCAAGGCCGTGCCTCTGCCACAAGCTGAGACCAACCAATATTCCTCTTATCACATAACACACCCCTTTCTAGCAGGACTTCACTCACCCTCACCACTGCTCTCCACTCTTCCTAGGAACCAGCTGAGCAGAGCACTTCCTTTTGAAGTGGCTCACTCGTCCTGACAGTATCTTTTCTTGGCTCCCATCTGTGTACATATCCCTATCTTGACTGAACATCCCTGGTGTTCCAGCCAATGCCACCAACATTCTGAGAGCTGAAACACTCACAGGCCACACACAGCTCATCACCTACGGTATGGAAACCCTTATCTACAAGAACCACATTGACCACTCTCATTGTACTCCAACCTGTATGCCCTCCTGATATATTTTTGCTGGTTTCAATTCCCATTCAATTTTGGTGCCATTTATCTTGGCAAATTTCAGGGTCTGGAATGCGAAtaatccttctttttttttaatatgcatagaatttgtcttcattttttttttaatttttcctctgtgaCACTATCCTCACGCAGTTTAATGttcattctttcttttgttttctgacaGCATTTTCACATTACTATATGCTACCTTTCTCACAGCATCTCCATTATTTTATCTGCCTACCTGGCTTGAAATCACCATCCCACACTAATGATTTCCAAGTTCAACCTACAGCATACttccttattttttaatggaCATGTTGATCATAAACTCAAACATGGCCAGACTGAACATTGCAAATGTCACAACTGTACTCAAGCACTATTCTAAAAGCTTTCCATTTCTTACTGTAACATCTTATCAATTCTTGATACCAAATCTTGATACCAAATCTGCTTCCACCTCTTTAAAGCCTCAAATATCTGAGATACTGCCTGCATAGCAGTATTCAGAACCATCAACAGGACTAAGTATAGACTGTATGTTAATAGATGACTTCGGCCTTGCCTGACTTCCAACATAACttgaaacaaaatataataGATGTGACTGACACAAAAGGCAAAAGATAATCAATTTGATATTATTCAGTTTCTTAAAAATGCTTTCACAAGTTACTATATGTCACGtaataaagaaaatactgttagaaaacaaaatttcttaCAGGCATCATAGCAAAAAAGGATCCAAAGGAGATGCAATTAGGAAAATGCATACAATATGATCGTCTACTCAAATGAATTTCACAAGTTATACAAATTTGATAAGATTTAAATGGGGAAGGCTGTCTCAAATTTGAGATAAAATTTTTTGTAGACATCAGATAGGCAGTAGTTAGGACTGGTTAGATGTAGTTTCAAAACTGGTGTGGGAAATAGGTTCAACTACATGTTTTGAATCAAAAAATTGTCTTACTGCAGGAACAGCTGCATACTGTCTTCCAAGACAGAAGCATGCAAAGTTTTCCATTAATGAACAGGCTTAAGGCACACTTCAGCACagaaggaaggatttttttaagaCTTGCAAATGTCAAGAAGACAGCTGAAGACCTGAGCCTGGTAAACTTCAGACAATGGTGGGTCACCTTCTAAAGGCCCATCTGAATACTAACATTTGCTTCAGCACAGACCCACTTGACACAACTGAACACAAACTGAACCCCACCCATCACTGAcaaagctggaagagaaaaaaacctagATGGCAACAAACTCCTAGTTGTGAGACTCAATACAATAATTAATCACTGCAAGACATACAAAAAGTCTCCAAAACCCTGGTTTTGGAaagctttgctttcttctaccTGCTCTCTAGCTCTTGCATCTGAAccattttataataaaaaactAGCCCAAGTAGTGCAATTTATCATCTCTTCCCTCAACCcacctttatttttccctgttatCCACTAAATCAACTGTTAATTACAAACTTTCTCTCTGAATTGCTGTACTTTCCCTAGAACTCTCCCCAGcttcagcatttaaaaattaacaatCTGTCAGCTGTGCAAACTTTTCTGCACATGTATCTCCAATTTTTTCAAGATGTCAGACATCAAAAATTTCCTGACTTGCTCTCTAGCATCACACAATTTGCTCTCATTTTGCTTCCTTCTCATCTTGCTGTGCCTTAAAGGATGACTGAAGTTTCTCTTTGCAGGAAAAACACCTATTGTAACTCTTGGCCAAACTCACACATCTAAATCAAACATTTTTGTGACCACTCAGCTCCTAGGAGACCTAACACCATAGAAATATGTCACATATGTTAGAAATACAGCATCCAGTAAAAGCAGGTATTTTCACAGGGACACATTctgagtttttttctttcaaaattcaaagacagaaaagaagggattCAAAACTTGCTTAGTCTTCTTAAaactttctgaaaataaataatttctctttctccttctcatGAAGGCCCAAAATATACCTGACTGTTGTGGCATTCCTCTCCTGTATGCTTATGAAAAAGGAGAGATCTGCTGCAGTACAATAACCCATCTTCCACCCTCCAGCCTGTAATTAAATATCCCAGCTTTAAACCCAGCATAAACTATTAAAACTACAGCattaatattataaatattatataattaatattaataattaaattCTATATATTATGTAATACCCCTACTAACGTGCTTTAAAAGCACAAGAAAAATATCAAGAAAAGTTATATCAGTGCTTTCATATAAATAATACTTATTCTGAGATACTACAGAACACAACACAGTAAGAAGGGAATGTGAAGTTTGCAAATCAACATTAATTATAATCTTACATTTAAGTACTCAAAAACAGCCAAAATAAATTCATGCTTAATTTTGATGCAGGATTGCATGCAAAGCCCTCTAAAAAGGGATCATGCTATTCTTAAGAAACACTGTTGCTTCAGAATCTTACTTGTCTACACAGGGATGGAGGCTACAGAGGTCAGGAAAGCTTCCCACACCTTAACAGTTTAAATCAGCTGTTAGTGAagtgaaaaaggaaagagagaaaactaAGAATAAAGATCTAGTAAGAATTCCAGGATGAAATCTTGCTAACATTTACATATTTGTGATTAAGCAAACACAAAGGACTACAGCTTATAGTAAGAATTTTCAAAGAGTAAGAaaacacagatttaaaaaacaGCATGTCAAGAAAGCAGTATAAGCCAAATAGATACtctcataaaataaataaaaaagaacatCATACTTATGTCAAACTTTAAAGTACAATTGTTAAGAAATATATTTGTGTGACACATCTCAATTTCACCTTTATGCAAATCTTAGTTTCACTACTTctcactgttttctcttttgaaatgaCATATGCTTGTCAGCTCCAGTTTTTACCCTTTTGATTTGGTTTAACAGAACACTGAAATACTAGAAACAGACCAATCACTCCATGCAGGCACAAAAAGGTTGATTTCACATGTATTTGTTTGATAATTATGCCCTTCAATTGCTCTTGTTTAAACAAATACATTTACAGTGCAGATTACAAAATAATTAGACAAAAGATAACATCTCTTTCATTCTAAAAAAGCCTCAACTAACCTttaaatgggtttttttaaatttgaacttaaaaaaaactACTGGTAACAAGCTTCAGAATGTAAAACATGTTACTGTTTGGGGGCCTATATAAGAGCACTAGCCAGCCTACCACTTGTCCCCAGTTTGCTTGTACCTTTAGCActtatttaaaagaaacaaatattttttaaaatcgTTAAAATATTGCCTGTAATTCAAAAATCAGGATTAAACAGAACCCATAACAAAAAGCTATGAGCCATGTAGCTACATTTCAGTTTATGTAACAATTATTTTGCTTCTGCTGCCTTACTGCATGTAGGCCATATGAATTACCTTTAGACATTCAAAAAACCTACATAAAAATCAAtttctaggaagaaaattaaatatataaacaagACACGGAAGAAACTTGCCACATCTCAAATACAAAGATTAAAAATAGACTTCAATGCCACAGTTCTAAATGCTCTACTTAACTGTACTATTTAATTCTACAATGAAGACTATCTCATAAAAGTAATACAAGAAGACTTTAGTAATAGacttagaaagaaaaagagtttACCCGCATCATTTCATTCTCTAGTTGTTTTTTCCGGTGCAAGCGTTGCTGGTGTGACTTGAGTATATTCTCCACATGCTGCTCCATGAAGAATTTAAAGGCTTGAGGGGAATAACTTTGAATGCGAGACTCTCttctttcttcatctttcttgttttttctaACAGGAACAGGTGAGGTTGTaatttgtttcttctctttatCTGTTGAATCAACACATTCATAATTCTTTTCATTCTCATCCTCCCTGGACAAAGGAGGTGGCTCCTCCTTGTTAAGCTTGGGTCCTGCCTCATACAGATTGACAGAAGGATTCTGATGTATCAAGTGTTTAGGGTAAGGTGGTGGGGGACCCTGGTAATTTGGAGCCTCTGCAACAGGAGACATAACTGCCATAGTGGTAGAGGGGCTGTCGGAGTAGGGAATGGTCTGAACAGTTTGCACGGGCTGCGGCATCCAGGAAGGGTGAGTGGGTGCCAAGGCAGTCTGCAGCTCTGGTTTCAACACTCGCATGCTTTTCACTGGTTGCTGAATGGGAGCTGGCGTTATGGCTGTCACCGTGGTGGCCgaaggctgggagctgccagagTGACTCTGCCTGCTGCCGTGATGGTTGTTGAAGGAGTTTGACCGCACGGGAATACTGGACTGCCACGCAGGCATGTCGTGCCCATTGCCCGGCGACGACTGCGGCTGCACAGGGGAAGGCTGTGACCAGGATGCAGGTATTCCAGCTACATTTGTGTTGTAAAGTTCCAGGTTGTGACTATTTCTGTTTGGCACCATTATTGCCTGAGGAATATTCCCATTGGTGTATGCTGAAGGAGGAGCAGATCCTCCGGCCTGCATCTGTAGTGCTGTGGGACTCTGCCTGTTAGTTGGATTCATTGGGTACGGGGGTGGCTGGCGACTCACTGAATTTCCAGACACCACATTCTGGTGAACTATGAATTCTGCCTGACAATTGCCATTTTGCATTCCAGCTCTTCCGGAGGGAAAACTAAATTTACTGTTGGCAGAACTCTGCATGATTATCGGTTGCCTGCCAATGGGGACAGCACTCATGCCTCTCTGACCCTGTGTAGATGAATTCATAGGAGGAGGATTCATAGGTGGAGGTGGATAACCATCCTGCCATGCTCCTGGTGGCACTG is a window encoding:
- the LATS1 gene encoding serine/threonine-protein kinase LATS1 isoform X1, encoding MKRSEKPEGYRQMRPKTFPASNYTGSSQQMLQEIRESLRNLPKPSDAAKADHSMGKMLPEDPRQGRNPPKFVTYHKVLQEIRNSLLPFANEATSAVKGASEVNRQMLQDLQAAGFDEDMVIQALRQTNNRSIEAAIEFISKMSYQDPRREQMVAAAARPVNAGMKPPAGAVQQSVNRKQSWKGSKESLVPQRHGPSLAEGVVYRSESPSSQPDVGRPLSGSGIAAFAQAHPANGQRVNPPPLPQIRSVTPPPPPPRGQTPPPRGTTPPPPSWEPNSQTKRYSGNMEYVISRISPVPPGAWQDGYPPPPMNPPPMNSSTQGQRGMSAVPIGRQPIIMQSSANSKFSFPSGRAGMQNGNCQAEFIVHQNVVSGNSVSRQPPPYPMNPTNRQSPTALQMQAGGSAPPSAYTNGNIPQAIMVPNRNSHNLELYNTNVAGIPASWSQPSPVQPQSSPGNGHDMPAWQSSIPVRSNSFNNHHGSRQSHSGSSQPSATTVTAITPAPIQQPVKSMRVLKPELQTALAPTHPSWMPQPVQTVQTIPYSDSPSTTMAVMSPVAEAPNYQGPPPPYPKHLIHQNPSVNLYEAGPKLNKEEPPPLSREDENEKNYECVDSTDKEKKQITTSPVPVRKNKKDEERRESRIQSYSPQAFKFFMEQHVENILKSHQQRLHRKKQLENEMMRVGLSPEARDQMRKMLCQKESNYIRLRRAKMDKSMFVKIKTLGVGAFGEVCLARKVDTNALYATKTLRKKDVLLRNQVAHVKAERDILAEADNEWVVRLYYSFQDKDNLYFVMDYIPGGDMMSLLIRMGVFPENLARFYTAELTCAVESVHKMGFIHRDIKPDNILIDRDGHIKLTDFGLCTGFRWTHDSKYYQSGDHARQDSMDFSSEWGDPANCRCGDRLKPLERRAARQHQRCLAHSLVGTPNYIAPEVLLRTGYTQLCDWWSVGVILFEMLVGQPPFLAQTPLETQMKVINWQTALHIPPQAKLTPEASDLIIKLCRGPEDRLGKNGADEIKAHPFFKTIDFSSDLRRQSAFYIPKIAHPTDTSNFDPVDPDKLWSDDDKEGNRNDTLNGWYKNGKHPEHAFYEFTFRRFFDDNGYPYNNPKPIEYEYGSSQNSEQQSDDDDDDEQASRGVQNRDLVYV
- the LATS1 gene encoding serine/threonine-protein kinase LATS1 isoform X3, whose protein sequence is MKRSEKPEGYRQMRPKTFPASNYTGSSQQMLQEIRESLRNLPKPSDAAKADHSMGKMLPEDPRQGRNPPKFVTYHKVLQEIRNSLLPFANEATSAVKGASEVNRQMLQDLQAAGFDEDMVIQALRQTNNRSIEAAIEFISKMSYQDPRREQMVAAAARPVNAAGAVQQSVNRKQSWKGSKESLVPQRHGPSLAEGVVYRSESPSSQPDVGRPLSGSGIAAFAQAHPANGQRVNPPPLPQIRSVTPPPPPPRGQTPPPRGTTPPPPSWEPNSQTKRYSGNMEYVISRISPVPPGAWQDGYPPPPMNPPPMNSSTQGQRGMSAVPIGRQPIIMQSSANSKFSFPSGRAGMQNGNCQAEFIVHQNVVSGNSVSRQPPPYPMNPTNRQSPTALQMQAGGSAPPSAYTNGNIPQAIMVPNRNSHNLELYNTNVAGIPASWSQPSPVQPQSSPGNGHDMPAWQSSIPVRSNSFNNHHGSRQSHSGSSQPSATTVTAITPAPIQQPVKSMRVLKPELQTALAPTHPSWMPQPVQTVQTIPYSDSPSTTMAVMSPVAEAPNYQGPPPPYPKHLIHQNPSVNLYEAGPKLNKEEPPPLSREDENEKNYECVDSTDKEKKQITTSPVPVRKNKKDEERRESRIQSYSPQAFKFFMEQHVENILKSHQQRLHRKKQLENEMMRVGLSPEARDQMRKMLCQKESNYIRLRRAKMDKSMFVKIKTLGVGAFGEVCLARKVDTNALYATKTLRKKDVLLRNQVAHVKAERDILAEADNEWVVRLYYSFQDKDNLYFVMDYIPGGDMMSLLIRMGVFPENLARFYTAELTCAVESVHKMGFIHRDIKPDNILIDRDGHIKLTDFGLCTGFRWTHDSKYYQSGDHARQDSMDFSSEWGDPANCRCGDRLKPLERRAARQHQRCLAHSLVGTPNYIAPEVLLRTGYTQLCDWWSVGVILFEMLVGQPPFLAQTPLETQMKVINWQTALHIPPQAKLTPEASDLIIKLCRGPEDRLGKNGADEIKAHPFFKTIDFSSDLRRQSAFYIPKIAHPTDTSNFDPVDPDKLWSDDDKEGNRNDTLNGWYKNGKHPEHAFYEFTFRRFFDDNGYPYNNPKPIEYEYGSSQNSEQQSDDDDDDEQASRGVQNRDLVYV
- the LATS1 gene encoding serine/threonine-protein kinase LATS1 isoform X2; the protein is MKRSEKPEGYRQMRPKTFPASNYTGSSQQMLQEIRESLRNLPKPSDAAKADHSMGKMLPEDPRQGRNPPKFVTYHKVLQEIRNSLLPFANEATSAVKGASEVNRQMLQDLQAAGFDEDMVIQALRQTNNRSIEAAIEFISKMSYQDPRREQMVAAAARPVNAGMKPPGAVQQSVNRKQSWKGSKESLVPQRHGPSLAEGVVYRSESPSSQPDVGRPLSGSGIAAFAQAHPANGQRVNPPPLPQIRSVTPPPPPPRGQTPPPRGTTPPPPSWEPNSQTKRYSGNMEYVISRISPVPPGAWQDGYPPPPMNPPPMNSSTQGQRGMSAVPIGRQPIIMQSSANSKFSFPSGRAGMQNGNCQAEFIVHQNVVSGNSVSRQPPPYPMNPTNRQSPTALQMQAGGSAPPSAYTNGNIPQAIMVPNRNSHNLELYNTNVAGIPASWSQPSPVQPQSSPGNGHDMPAWQSSIPVRSNSFNNHHGSRQSHSGSSQPSATTVTAITPAPIQQPVKSMRVLKPELQTALAPTHPSWMPQPVQTVQTIPYSDSPSTTMAVMSPVAEAPNYQGPPPPYPKHLIHQNPSVNLYEAGPKLNKEEPPPLSREDENEKNYECVDSTDKEKKQITTSPVPVRKNKKDEERRESRIQSYSPQAFKFFMEQHVENILKSHQQRLHRKKQLENEMMRVGLSPEARDQMRKMLCQKESNYIRLRRAKMDKSMFVKIKTLGVGAFGEVCLARKVDTNALYATKTLRKKDVLLRNQVAHVKAERDILAEADNEWVVRLYYSFQDKDNLYFVMDYIPGGDMMSLLIRMGVFPENLARFYTAELTCAVESVHKMGFIHRDIKPDNILIDRDGHIKLTDFGLCTGFRWTHDSKYYQSGDHARQDSMDFSSEWGDPANCRCGDRLKPLERRAARQHQRCLAHSLVGTPNYIAPEVLLRTGYTQLCDWWSVGVILFEMLVGQPPFLAQTPLETQMKVINWQTALHIPPQAKLTPEASDLIIKLCRGPEDRLGKNGADEIKAHPFFKTIDFSSDLRRQSAFYIPKIAHPTDTSNFDPVDPDKLWSDDDKEGNRNDTLNGWYKNGKHPEHAFYEFTFRRFFDDNGYPYNNPKPIEYEYGSSQNSEQQSDDDDDDEQASRGVQNRDLVYV